From Impatiens glandulifera chromosome 7, dImpGla2.1, whole genome shotgun sequence:
CGTTTTCCAAGTTTGTATTTCTGCCATGACTACTAACTAGAAAAAAGAtccaatttttctctctctctctttctctgaTTGTGGTTTTGAATTGAATGCAGATTGGCTAGAATTGCCCGGGGCTTTGATTCTGCTGATCGTGGTGGCTCCAAGCTTGTTTGCATATTACGCTCGGGATAACCTCATCGGTGTGGGAGTTTGTCTAGTCATCGGTTGTTACCTTCTTCAGGAACACATTAGAGCATCTGGGGGATTCAGAAATTCATTTACTAGGGCTAATGGGATATCCAACTCCATGGGGATCATCGTCATCTTGGTTTATCCAGTCTGGGCTCTCATTGTTGACCTCATATGATTTAATAttatcttcattttcatttcatATCACTGGCGGCGTCCTCAGTCTCTGTGTTGTTTGTGTCATGTAAGGAGCAGGaagatgattgattttattattagcAGCCTTTGTTCATTGAATAATAACCACCACCCCCACCCTGTTTTTATTATatgatcgatcgatcgatcaatCGTGCAATTTGTATGTATGTGTATCCTTTGTGGATTGAATGAAGAACAAGAATCATCATTTATCATTCTAAATTGGTCTTTTATTTTGCTCTCTCTGGATAGATCTAGTGATTGAttattgtcttcttcttcttctactccCAACCCATGTATAATTTGATGATTCAAAtctttgaataaatatattatttttaattttaaccttCCCAATGACAAAAGTTGCTGTCTTTTTTTTCCACTGGGCCTGCGAAAGGTTCGGTTAAGACTTATAGCACCGCCGAGGTTTAAGCAAATAATTATATGGCGGCCGCCCGAATTCTACGCTTCGATTTAGTTCGATCCACCGCCGACGACTTAGTACCAGCTATTTTGCGGCACCTACGTGGGGGGTACAGCACCATCTCCTCCAACCCAGAGGACGAGAAAGAGACAGGCCGCTGGCTTACTTTACCCCCCTTCACCCCCACTATCAATGGCGATTCTCTTGGTAAGAAACTTGCCGCCGGCGGTTCTTCCTCTAGCAAAGATGAAGTCACAACCTCCATGACAGCCCTCAAATGGGTATTCAAGTGCTGCCCAGATATTCCTAAATCTCTCGTTCAAAAGATTTTTCGTTTGAGACAGGTCTGAATTCACCTCCCTATCCCAAATACCAAATCCCAATCCCCTCTTGTGCCGTgccttttgaattaaatttttgtatttccATCATGTATATAGGTTCGTAGAGAATCTTCTATGTTGAGTTGTGATTCGGATGTTAAGAATCGCCTTCGACGAGTAAGAATTAATGCTTTTTGCTATCGGGAATATTGGAAAAAAATGCTGTCTTTCGTTTCAATGTTTGACTGAATTATTCCTAGGTGGCAGCAAAGGATCCGATGAACACAGGAGATCGTGTTTATCTTCCTGCAATCAAACAAAGGCTGTCTTGTGAGAATTCCAATTCCAAGACCACCCATCATATCAATGATAAAGAAGCAAGCTTTCTACACAGCCTTGTTTTACACAAGGTGTTCTTTACTCCTAAGAATCATGTTTGGCTGTTTAATGCGGTTGTGTTCTTTGTTACTAAACACTGTTTTAATATTTCAGGATCCAGCCATTCTTGTTATCAACAAACCTTCTGGAATGCCTGTTCAAGTAAGAAACTTGATGTATTCATTTTCTTCCCAAATTTTCCAGATTCCATGTCTTCTCCATATACAAACTAGGGCACTTAACATTAAATGTTATGTGATTAAACTCATTTCTTGCTAAAGTAGACGTGTTTCtgtaaagaaaaaatatgttcattttctttttccttaaGACTGCTGAAATCCAATATCTATTCTCAAATCAAAGGGTGGGGTTGGAATCAAGCAAAGCTTGGATGAACTAGCTACAACTTATCTGAAATTTGATTATCCTGAAGCTCCTAAACTGGTGAGCCTTTCAACAGATTggtattgttttttctttttttgaaaagaaacaGTGTCATTCAACTGGTATGATTTAGGTTCACAGGCTTGATAGAGATTGCAGTGGAATTTTGGTTTTAGCAAGGACCCAAATGAGTGCCTCTGTTTTACATTCAATCTTTCGCGAGGAAACACTAGAAGCATCCAAGGTGACAAATAAGTTTTTGTTCTTTTTGTACGTTCGGGATGGATGTTAAAGTAATAATAGTATTTAATGTTGTTAGTTTATCTTAATTTGTCTATTGGTGTTTGTTTCTATTATCAATCTGTATAGGATCCAGAAAAGAACAAAATTTTGCAGAAGAGGTACTTGGCACTTGTTATTGGAGTCCCAAGACGTTCCGAGGGTTTAATTTCTGCGCCACTGGGACAGGTTTGACGTCGACAATCATCTTCCCCCAAAAGCCTTGTAGACTTAAAAACCATTGCTGTCTTGATTTCAGGTGAATCTGAGTGATGGAAAATCTGTGAAGATAACTGTTATTGACAGCTCCAAATCATTGTCTTCGCAGCATGCCTTAACCAAGTATCGAGTGATTGAATCTTCCCCCCATGGTGAGTTGCTAAACTTTTTGAATGCAATTTAAAGACATAAAAGGCGGTTGATGGGTGAATGTGACATGAACTGCAGGTTACTCGTGGATCGAGCTATCCCCTCTGACAGGAAGAAAACACCAGGTATTGAATCGAATGAAATGGACATTCTTGATTGGTCAATCAACCCTCTTTTAGACATTCTGTAAAATTTTCAGCTTCGGGTGCATTGTGCGGAGGTTTTAGGAACACCAATAGTGGGAGACTACAAGTATGGGCGAAAAGCTCATAGTAAAATGAAACCTTTAGGTTGGTTGGGCGATGATGACTCTAATGATGAGAAATACAACAAGTCTGGAGGAAGAGAAAACTCTGTTAGCTTCGATGATTTGGGAAGGGGGAGTATATCAGATGAAGAGCCAAGTTTACACCTTCATTGTAAAGAGATCATCCTGCCCAGCGTTTTTGAGGCTCTGCAACAAGTGCAGGCCAATACAGAATGCGATGTTTCGAAGATCAAATCGCTTAAGTTAATTGCCCCTCTTCCACCTCACATGCAAAGAAGTTGGACCATTCTAAAGTCTTCATGATCTTCAACAATTTATCACTAGCATTTATTTATCTGACCAATTTTTATGTGAGAGCTAGAGTTGCCAATGCGAAACTACTTAcctgttttattttataaagttcaTGTTATGCTTTCTACAATTATTATGCATCAAATCAATCACATTGCATTggtgaaattttgaaaaaataagcatcatttcatatttttttgtttctttgttcAACAAGGTAGGAAGTTAGTCTTATTTTTCACAATTATGACCTCCACTTTAATTTAAGGTATTCTATGATAATCAAGTTTGTGATATTTGGTCTCAAAGTagatatttatctatatatttttgttgtgtCGTTCATTTTCGTAGTTGTTGCAAACTAATTTCATATATCGATTGTGAATGGGAAGTTTCTAACTATAATGGAAAATTGTCTCAATCTTTGTTGTGCATAAGACACATTGTACATCCGTAATGGTGCGATTTTGTGAGACCACACATCATTGCGTTAGTTGACAATATGCCCGTGAAATCGGTGTACATCCCAAGCTTTGCGGGAACAAAATTTTTCGCCCTCTTCAAATTTTCAGTTTGAGTATCGCGTCTCATGTCACAAAGGATGAAAGATTGCACATGTGCGAGGATATATGTGTCTTACTTTTTCACTCTTCGTAGGACATTGGACTATTGTCTCTTATACTCGAACGTTTATAAAGAGTATGT
This genomic window contains:
- the LOC124945262 gene encoding RNA pseudouridine synthase 4, mitochondrial, with amino-acid sequence MAAARILRFDLVRSTADDLVPAILRHLRGGYSTISSNPEDEKETGRWLTLPPFTPTINGDSLGKKLAAGGSSSSKDEVTTSMTALKWVFKCCPDIPKSLVQKIFRLRQVRRESSMLSCDSDVKNRLRRVAAKDPMNTGDRVYLPAIKQRLSCENSNSKTTHHINDKEASFLHSLVLHKDPAILVINKPSGMPVQGGVGIKQSLDELATTYLKFDYPEAPKLVHRLDRDCSGILVLARTQMSASVLHSIFREETLEASKDPEKNKILQKRYLALVIGVPRRSEGLISAPLGQVNLSDGKSVKITVIDSSKSLSSQHALTKYRVIESSPHGYSWIELSPLTGRKHQLRVHCAEVLGTPIVGDYKYGRKAHSKMKPLGWLGDDDSNDEKYNKSGGRENSVSFDDLGRGSISDEEPSLHLHCKEIILPSVFEALQQVQANTECDVSKIKSLKLIAPLPPHMQRSWTILKSS